The Bradysia coprophila strain Holo2 chromosome IV, BU_Bcop_v1, whole genome shotgun sequence genome includes a region encoding these proteins:
- the LOC119066493 gene encoding odorant receptor 94a-like isoform X2 has translation MEKEYKLKILLDEFASTFSSLFLLQIFTSSLSICGGVYSLAFSSHDDPIQDGFYSIVEFYCFFDTFALMYLGNEIMVSSDKLSYCLFESNWIEQTQSCKRNILILVEYLQQPQQIIVCKLFPLNLESFSIIVNRAYSMFNLLQNFRT, from the exons ACTTCTCGATGAGTTTGCGTCAACCTTTTCCAGTTTATTTCTACTGCAAATATTCACAAGTAGCCTTTCTATCTGTGGAGGAGTCTACAGTTTGGCATTT AGCTCTCACGACGATCCAATTCAGGATGGATTTTACTCTATAGTTGAATTCTACTGCTTCTTCGACACATTTGCTCTTATGTACTTGGGCAACGAAATAATGGTTTCTTCTGACAAGTTGTCTTACTGTCTTTTTGAGTCCAACTGGATTGAACAAACGCAATCTTGCAAAAGAAATATTCTTATCTTGGTCGAATACTTACAGCAGCCGCAACAGATAATTGTCTGTAAACTGTTTCCGTTGAATTTGGAATCGTTTTCGATC ATTGTAAACCGTGCGTACAGTATGTTCAAtcttttgcaaaattttcgaacttaG
- the LOC119066493 gene encoding odorant receptor 94a-like isoform X1, giving the protein MEKKYKLKMLDTFRKMSATCFILGLWNSQHWKASFPRIFTCLLFLSCTLSTTLQVLITDDNDESVFLGVTTLICVVQTYRLFYIILKQRKVIDLMQSSSASSTDDYEAFCNVMQKLTNFTMFVKYFLATTFSSFLLALFTPLVTKQLMFNIAFPLDYKTDDNAFWMAYAFITASFLLSVTCCLLTSMNWYIMMNFVVKFELLGNDFKNLGVTTVEAEGQESISLTSRQAKQTLYLRHLIEAIKSLESTTELLDEFASTFSSLFLLQIFTSSLSICGGVYSLAFSSHDDPIQDGFYSIVEFYCFFDTFALMYLGNEIMVSSDKLSYCLFESNWIEQTQSCKRNILILVEYLQQPQQIIVCKLFPLNLESFSIIVNRAYSMFNLLQNFRT; this is encoded by the exons ATGGAGAAAAAGTACAAACTTAAGATGTTAGACACATTCCGCAAAATGAGTGCAACTTGCTTTATTCTGGGCTTGTGGAACTCTCAGCATTGGAAGGCTTCGTTCCCTCGCATTTTCACGtgtcttttatttttgtcatgcACGCTATCAACAACCCTTCAAGTCTTAATAACGGACGACAACGACGAGTCTGTATTTCTTGGAGTGACTACCTTAATTTGCGTAGTGCAGACCTATCGTTTATTTTACATTATATTGAAGCAACGCAAAGTTATCGACTTGATGCAATCAAGTAGTGCTAGCAGTACTGACGATTATGAGGCATTTTGCAACGttatgcaaaaattgacaaacttcACAATGTTCGTGAAGTATTTTTTGGCCACGACATTCTCATCGTTTCTTCTTGCTTTGTTCACTCCGTTAGTTACAAAGCAATTAATGTTCAACATCGCTTTTCCATTGGACTACAAAACTGATGATAATGCATTTTGGATGGCTTACGCATTTATTACCGCATCATTTCTATTGTCTGTGACTTGTTGTTTGCTCACAAGTATGAATTGGTATATTATGATGAACTTTGTGGTCAAATTTGAGCTACTGGgcaatgattttaaaaatttgggtGTAACAACAGTGGAGGCGGAGGGACAAGAATCAATCAGTTTGACGAGTCGTCAAGCAAAACAAACGCTTTACCTCCGACATCTGATTGAAGCGATCAAAAGTCTAGAAAGTACCACTGA ACTTCTCGATGAGTTTGCGTCAACCTTTTCCAGTTTATTTCTACTGCAAATATTCACAAGTAGCCTTTCTATCTGTGGAGGAGTCTACAGTTTGGCATTT AGCTCTCACGACGATCCAATTCAGGATGGATTTTACTCTATAGTTGAATTCTACTGCTTCTTCGACACATTTGCTCTTATGTACTTGGGCAACGAAATAATGGTTTCTTCTGACAAGTTGTCTTACTGTCTTTTTGAGTCCAACTGGATTGAACAAACGCAATCTTGCAAAAGAAATATTCTTATCTTGGTCGAATACTTACAGCAGCCGCAACAGATAATTGTCTGTAAACTGTTTCCGTTGAATTTGGAATCGTTTTCGATC ATTGTAAACCGTGCGTACAGTATGTTCAAtcttttgcaaaattttcgaacttaG